From the Pedobacter cryoconitis genome, one window contains:
- a CDS encoding metal-dependent hydrolase translates to MEFTYYGHSCFSVLAGGKRLLFDPFISGNELAGNINIEEIVADYIFVSHGHFDHILDVTAIATRTGAKVIGSWELYNYFNQQGLKNTLPLNPGGKVSLDFGVVKAVAAQHSSSFSDGSYAGTASGFVITSNDGNFYYSGDTALTLDMTLIKNFAQIDFAIFPIGDMLTMGIDDAIQAAKFVGTTKVMGVHYDTFGFIKIDQQAAIRQFSASSITLQLPKIGETTII, encoded by the coding sequence ATGGAATTTACCTATTATGGACATTCTTGCTTTTCGGTCTTAGCAGGTGGAAAAAGACTCTTATTTGATCCTTTCATTTCAGGGAATGAACTCGCCGGGAACATCAATATAGAAGAGATCGTAGCGGATTACATTTTTGTTTCTCACGGCCATTTTGACCATATCCTTGATGTGACAGCGATAGCAACCCGTACAGGAGCAAAGGTTATAGGAAGCTGGGAGCTTTATAACTACTTTAATCAGCAAGGCTTAAAAAACACGCTGCCCTTAAATCCTGGTGGTAAGGTGTCGCTTGACTTTGGTGTAGTCAAGGCGGTGGCCGCACAGCATTCCAGTAGTTTTTCTGACGGTAGCTATGCCGGAACAGCAAGCGGATTTGTTATAACGAGCAATGACGGGAATTTTTATTATAGCGGCGATACTGCACTTACTTTAGATATGACATTGATCAAAAACTTCGCACAAATTGACTTTGCCATTTTCCCAATAGGTGATATGCTGACAATGGGTATAGATGATGCGATCCAGGCGGCTAAGTTTGTAGGGACAACAAAAGTAATGGGGGTACATTACGATACTTTCGGATTTATAAAAATTGATCAGCAAGCCGCGATCCGTCAATTCAGTGCTTCTTCCATAACATTACAATTGCCCAAAATCGGTGAAACTACAATTATTTAA
- a CDS encoding alpha/beta hydrolase — MKSVKMLSFILLILLGTHITRAQDKTTNKPTIIFVHGVWADGSSFVDQITALQSKGYNVISVQNPVTSLDDDVAATKRAIAMAPGKVILVGHSWGGFVITQAGNDPKVSGLVYIAAFAPDSGESVATLSSKGPATDISKYFIPSGEFIFLSKEGMQKSFAQDLSIKLQNLIYATQIPLKQSAFNDKSISPAWKEKASWYIVTKQDKALSPELQRFMSKRIKARTVEIESGHVAMFSHSKEILGVIEEAASAQ; from the coding sequence ATGAAATCAGTCAAAATGTTATCTTTTATCCTGTTGATCCTGCTGGGCACCCATATAACCCGTGCTCAGGATAAGACTACTAATAAACCCACTATTATCTTTGTACACGGCGTATGGGCTGACGGCTCAAGTTTTGTTGATCAGATTACTGCGTTGCAAAGTAAAGGTTATAATGTCATCTCCGTACAAAATCCGGTGACTTCTCTGGATGACGATGTTGCAGCGACGAAAAGGGCTATAGCTATGGCACCTGGTAAAGTTATATTAGTTGGACATTCATGGGGCGGTTTTGTAATCACGCAAGCCGGTAATGATCCAAAAGTTTCCGGTCTTGTATATATTGCTGCTTTTGCCCCTGATTCCGGTGAAAGTGTTGCAACATTATCGTCAAAAGGCCCTGCTACTGATATAAGCAAGTATTTTATCCCTTCAGGGGAATTTATTTTCCTATCTAAAGAGGGAATGCAAAAGTCTTTTGCACAAGATCTGAGCATTAAATTACAAAATCTGATTTACGCGACACAAATCCCATTAAAACAATCAGCATTTAATGATAAAAGTATTAGCCCTGCATGGAAAGAAAAAGCAAGCTGGTACATTGTCACTAAACAAGACAAAGCTCTGAGTCCTGAATTGCAGCGTTTTATGTCTAAAAGAATTAAAGCCAGGACAGTCGAAATTGAATCTGGCCACGTTGCGATGTTCTCTCATTCTAAAGAAATTTTGGGTGTGATTGAGGAAGCAGCAAGCGCGCAATAG
- a CDS encoding cupin domain-containing protein, with translation MKTQGYIKLISSAENNENSVLELNILPGEKTPWHFHTLFSETFEVLKGTLEVGKGKDIHRLKKGDIVSIAPNEKHYYHNVSNEECMVTTTLNPGNKNFENSLFILKGLAKDGLVNAAGTPRKFSDLVLFVYLSNSRMVGFQKIAGPVFNFFAKAAIKKGSLDKLIKKYCK, from the coding sequence ATGAAAACTCAAGGATACATTAAACTGATCAGTTCAGCAGAGAACAATGAAAATAGTGTATTGGAATTAAATATCCTGCCGGGCGAAAAAACTCCATGGCATTTCCACACTTTATTTTCAGAAACATTTGAGGTTTTGAAAGGGACACTGGAAGTAGGTAAAGGTAAAGATATTCACCGTTTAAAGAAGGGAGATATTGTATCTATAGCACCGAACGAAAAGCATTATTATCATAATGTTTCTAACGAGGAATGTATGGTAACGACAACCCTTAATCCTGGCAATAAAAACTTTGAGAATTCACTGTTTATTTTAAAAGGGCTTGCGAAAGATGGCTTAGTAAATGCGGCAGGAACTCCACGTAAATTTTCAGATTTAGTGCTATTTGTATACTTAAGTAACTCCAGAATGGTAGGGTTTCAAAAAATAGCCGGGCCGGTATTTAATTTTTTTGCTAAAGCCGCTATCAAAAAAGGGAGTCTGGATAAACTAATAAAGAAATATTGTAAATAA
- a CDS encoding Crp/Fnr family transcriptional regulator, protein MINNLLNSIQNLITLTPAEIEIVTSLFKEKIYKKGDFFLEEGRICKQVGFVVKGLMRYYINHDGEEKTYAFSQENDYVCNYESFLPQKPSSKIIQALEDSLVLAISYDDLQLLYANVSEGERFGRIAIEAVFIQLLKDINSFYTETPELRYARFINSHADLQQRISQYHIASFVGVKPQSLSRIRKRIFTRF, encoded by the coding sequence ATGATAAATAACCTACTTAATAGTATACAAAATCTAATAACACTAACCCCGGCCGAAATAGAAATTGTAACTTCTTTGTTTAAAGAAAAGATATACAAAAAGGGAGATTTCTTTTTAGAAGAGGGACGAATTTGTAAACAAGTCGGATTTGTTGTAAAGGGATTAATGCGATACTACATTAATCACGATGGTGAGGAAAAAACATACGCCTTTTCTCAGGAAAATGATTATGTATGTAATTATGAAAGCTTTCTTCCCCAAAAACCATCTTCAAAAATTATACAGGCTTTAGAAGATAGTCTTGTCTTAGCTATTTCGTACGATGATCTGCAATTGCTCTATGCGAACGTTAGTGAAGGGGAACGTTTTGGCAGGATAGCAATTGAAGCTGTTTTTATACAACTACTGAAAGATATCAATTCATTTTATACTGAAACTCCTGAACTTCGCTATGCGCGTTTTATAAATTCCCATGCAGACTTACAACAAAGAATTTCCCAATACCATATAGCTTCATTTGTTGGGGTTAAGCCACAATCACTTAGCCGTATCCGTAAAAGAATTTTTACCCGATTTTGA
- a CDS encoding cupin domain-containing protein: protein MKNASYWIDHLGLQPHPEGGYYKEIFRSQSEVYRVNESKLKSACTSIYYLLEGNDFSGFHRLKSDEFWYFHTGQPVNIHVLDTDGGYRCIELSDSETGNLQAFIEPDCWFAAEIPSKLGFALVSCAVAPGFDFSEFEMASKSSLISVYPSQKSLIGKLCRF, encoded by the coding sequence ATGAAAAACGCTAGTTACTGGATAGACCACCTTGGGCTTCAACCACATCCTGAAGGTGGTTATTATAAAGAAATTTTCAGATCTCAGTCTGAAGTTTATCGTGTTAACGAAAGTAAATTAAAAAGCGCTTGCACATCAATATATTATTTGCTTGAAGGTAATGATTTCTCCGGCTTTCATCGCTTAAAGTCTGATGAGTTTTGGTACTTTCATACAGGTCAGCCAGTAAATATTCATGTTTTAGATACAGACGGGGGTTATAGATGTATAGAACTTAGTGATTCGGAAACTGGGAATTTACAAGCTTTCATTGAACCGGATTGTTGGTTTGCAGCAGAGATTCCATCAAAATTGGGTTTTGCGCTGGTAAGCTGCGCAGTTGCACCTGGTTTCGATTTTTCAGAATTCGAAATGGCAAGTAAAAGTTCGTTGATCAGTGTTTACCCATCTCAGAAAAGTCTAATCGGGAAATTGTGCCGATTTTAA
- a CDS encoding endo alpha-1,4 polygalactosaminidase, giving the protein MTTSLACKKDKNDDTSAINTSQPAGNKLSWWQPTTGVSFDWQLDDINSTANFSADVVDVDAFTTSAETVAALHAKGKKVIAYLSVGTIENDRNDASLIPAEVIGKQYPEWPKEKWLDIRQIDKLKPWLNSRLNMILKKGFDGIEPDNMDSYDNDPGFNIQIADVKKYADYLISLAHSNGLSIGQKNVKELTADYASKFDWALTEDAFAQGWQDQFSGYIKLNKPVFAVEYSDKMSQSNFQTNVCPSAKQLKYTAILKKRDLSQWVDRCN; this is encoded by the coding sequence ATGACAACATCTTTGGCATGCAAAAAAGACAAAAACGATGATACGTCTGCGATTAATACTTCTCAACCTGCTGGAAACAAGTTATCCTGGTGGCAACCAACTACCGGTGTTAGTTTTGACTGGCAGCTTGATGATATTAACAGCACAGCAAATTTCTCAGCCGACGTAGTGGATGTTGATGCGTTTACTACCAGTGCGGAGACAGTAGCAGCTTTGCACGCTAAAGGAAAGAAAGTAATTGCTTATCTCTCTGTTGGAACTATTGAAAATGACCGTAACGATGCTTCGTTAATTCCTGCTGAAGTTATTGGAAAACAATATCCTGAATGGCCAAAAGAAAAATGGCTGGATATCCGTCAAATAGACAAGCTTAAACCATGGTTAAACTCCAGATTAAACATGATATTAAAGAAGGGATTTGATGGCATTGAACCAGACAATATGGACAGTTATGATAATGATCCAGGTTTTAACATTCAGATAGCTGATGTAAAAAAGTATGCAGATTATCTTATTAGTCTGGCACATAGCAACGGCTTATCCATAGGCCAGAAAAATGTCAAAGAATTAACAGCAGATTATGCTTCTAAATTTGACTGGGCCTTAACAGAAGATGCTTTTGCACAAGGCTGGCAAGATCAATTTTCTGGTTATATCAAATTAAATAAGCCTGTTTTTGCTGTTGAGTACTCGGACAAAATGTCCCAATCTAATTTTCAAACAAACGTTTGCCCTTCAGCCAAACAACTGAAGTACACCGCAATATTAAAAAAACGGGATCTATCGCAATGGGTAGATCGCTGTAATTAA
- a CDS encoding RagB/SusD family nutrient uptake outer membrane protein has protein sequence MKLNIITPLLVFVLLLALASCKKELTTAPTDAVPESLIYTSADNIETVLNGTWSYMNDTYFSYANPGYTTILRTSDAMGDDVAIITNKYGYRDAYPFTGANNQTRLNAIWTILYKVIDNCNNIITKIDAASGSAEKKAQIKGQALALRANSYLNLATYYQFSYLKDPQAKAVPIYTTPTAADTEGKPKSTLQDIYQLITSDLTQAETLLGAYNRPDATKYKINLDVVHGLQARTYLNIGKWALAAEKAGLARKKYAYMSTSDYYSGFNELTNSEWIWGHGQKPDQNTASYTFNFLDVSSPSSYYYSFMADPNFKTLFDENDIRTKLFSWDGLPSREGYLRYAKFKFRADQTGDIVLMRSSEMTLIQAEGYARNADLTSAVQYLNELRKARNSNPYNLTGKSQQEVIDAILIERRKELWGEGFALSDILRTQSAVQRLPYNDANGQPIKVTVITPDGTSKLVAAKQHTTLKFPDGTAFIPNSPYYLFNIPQSELNTNLNINK, from the coding sequence ATGAAACTCAATATAATTACCCCTCTATTAGTCTTTGTACTTTTACTAGCTCTGGCCAGCTGTAAAAAAGAGCTTACTACGGCTCCGACAGATGCTGTTCCTGAAAGTTTAATTTATACCAGTGCAGACAATATTGAGACTGTTCTTAATGGCACCTGGTCCTATATGAATGATACATATTTTTCTTATGCAAATCCAGGTTATACGACCATATTGAGAACAAGTGATGCGATGGGCGATGATGTAGCTATCATTACCAATAAATATGGTTACAGAGATGCCTACCCTTTTACAGGGGCCAATAACCAAACCAGATTAAATGCGATATGGACAATTTTGTACAAAGTGATTGACAACTGCAATAATATCATTACCAAAATTGATGCGGCAAGCGGATCAGCAGAAAAGAAAGCCCAGATCAAAGGTCAGGCTCTTGCTTTAAGAGCAAACAGCTATTTAAACCTGGCAACATACTATCAGTTTTCCTATCTGAAAGATCCTCAGGCTAAAGCGGTACCTATTTATACTACTCCAACCGCAGCCGATACTGAAGGAAAACCAAAATCCACTTTACAGGATATTTACCAGTTGATCACATCAGACCTTACACAGGCAGAAACTCTTCTTGGTGCCTATAACAGACCTGATGCAACCAAATACAAGATCAATCTTGATGTGGTACATGGTTTACAGGCCAGAACATATCTAAACATCGGTAAATGGGCTCTTGCAGCTGAAAAAGCGGGACTGGCGAGAAAAAAATATGCCTATATGAGCACGTCTGATTACTATAGCGGATTTAATGAGCTGACCAACAGTGAATGGATCTGGGGACACGGACAAAAACCAGATCAGAATACCGCCAGTTATACCTTTAACTTTCTGGATGTAAGTTCTCCTTCTTCCTATTATTATAGTTTCATGGCAGATCCTAACTTTAAAACCTTGTTTGACGAAAATGACATCAGAACAAAATTATTTTCCTGGGATGGGCTGCCAAGCCGGGAAGGTTATCTGCGTTATGCTAAATTTAAATTCCGGGCAGACCAGACAGGTGATATTGTTTTAATGCGCTCCTCTGAAATGACCCTGATCCAGGCAGAGGGCTATGCAAGAAATGCGGATCTAACCAGCGCGGTGCAATATCTGAACGAACTGCGCAAGGCAAGAAATTCCAATCCGTATAACCTCACTGGTAAAAGTCAGCAGGAGGTAATAGATGCTATTCTGATCGAAAGGAGAAAAGAGTTATGGGGAGAAGGATTTGCCTTATCAGATATTTTAAGGACCCAGTCGGCTGTTCAGAGGCTTCCATATAACGATGCGAATGGCCAGCCTATTAAAGTCACTGTAATTACTCCTGATGGCACAAGTAAGCTAGTGGCTGCAAAACAGCACACCACTTTAAAGTTCCCGGATGGAACAGCCTTTATTCCAAACAGTCCATATTATTTGTTCAACATACCTCAGTCTGAGTTAAATACCAATCTCAATATCAACAAATAG
- a CDS encoding SusC/RagA family TonB-linked outer membrane protein, whose protein sequence is MKISLSILFLFLFSHQFSYAQQTRSIAGKVIENETGLPLSGVSIRIKGKNSGTTTDQSGGYRLNIPSDQETLIFNFLGYETKELPAIGNILNVTLSNSPNSLNEVVVIAYGTAKRSSYVGSVSQIKSEQLENRQVSNISSALQGIAPGVQATSQSGQPGTTATIRIRGIGSINASSDPLYVVDGNPFSGDISSININDISSVSILKDAASSALYGSRGANGVIIITTKSGKSSPDTQISANFTEGISNRAVKDYKQMSTDQYFESYWLALKNKQLTNGLSDAQARTTASENILTDLGINPYGSKYPQPVGQNGKIVPGAVPLWNDNWQKAVEQTALRTQGDLSFSGGSEKSQYYISGGYLNDRGIALGSGFKRYNARVNLTTQAKKWLKAGLNISASNSKQDYPVSEDSNTANVINFSRVIPSFYPVYERNGDGSYKFDGGGNKVFDFGPYRPNAAIPRSNLAATVGLDKNEIFKDNVSARTFLEATIVPELKFKTTYSGDYTNTNENDYTNPLLGESAEIKGSIDRQIRRTYSYTWNNILTYEKTFNQDHHFSVLGGQEIYKYNSRIMSGSRQGFVLPGLYEPDAASQLNSFGGYALDYTLLSFFGRAEYDYKSKYLVSASVRSDGSSRFSPQSRWGTFWSLGGSWRASKEDFLKDTPWLSNLTFRTSYGAQGNDNIGVYYAYEALYNVNNNLGENGLVTSRLATPNLKWETNLNFNAGVDFGIFKDRISGTFEFFNRRSKDLLFRRPKATSTGFTYIDANIGALKNTGVELQINAIPVITPDFRWSVSLNATHYKNKITDLPQDNLISGNKLLRVGGSIYDFYLREWAGVDPANGNPLWYTTNSSGQKVTTNDYSKATQYVQDSSLPTLTGGITNTFSYKQFELSALLSYSIGGKILDNDYISLMQNGSNPGASWSAEMLNHWTPENPNTDVPRLTTDNLGWTQASTRFLYSATYARLKNVSLGYRLPKSVSEKAGISNLKFFLTGENLLTFYGHKGMDPEQTVQGATYYRYPAIRTFSAGINLTF, encoded by the coding sequence ATGAAAATAAGCCTGTCCATCTTATTCCTATTTTTATTCAGTCATCAGTTCAGTTATGCCCAGCAAACAAGGAGTATAGCTGGAAAAGTAATTGAAAACGAAACCGGTCTGCCTCTTTCGGGGGTAAGTATCCGTATTAAAGGAAAAAACTCCGGAACAACCACTGATCAATCCGGAGGTTATCGCCTGAATATTCCGTCTGATCAGGAAACGCTGATATTTAACTTTTTAGGTTATGAAACAAAAGAACTTCCTGCAATAGGGAATATTCTTAATGTTACTTTATCTAATAGCCCTAATTCATTAAATGAGGTGGTCGTTATAGCCTATGGTACAGCCAAACGCTCCAGTTACGTTGGGTCTGTTTCACAGATCAAAAGTGAGCAGCTCGAAAACAGGCAGGTCTCCAATATCAGTAGTGCATTGCAGGGAATAGCACCTGGTGTACAGGCTACATCCCAAAGTGGTCAGCCTGGAACTACGGCAACGATCCGGATCAGGGGTATTGGCTCTATCAATGCGTCCAGTGATCCTTTATATGTAGTGGATGGCAATCCTTTTTCAGGAGATATCAGCTCTATTAATATAAATGATATTTCTTCTGTGAGTATACTGAAAGATGCGGCTTCCAGTGCGCTTTACGGATCCAGAGGCGCGAATGGAGTGATTATTATTACGACCAAAAGTGGAAAAAGTTCTCCGGATACACAAATCAGCGCAAATTTTACTGAAGGGATATCAAACAGGGCGGTAAAAGACTATAAACAAATGAGTACAGACCAGTATTTTGAAAGTTATTGGCTTGCCCTGAAAAACAAACAGCTTACCAATGGTTTATCTGATGCGCAGGCGCGTACAACTGCAAGTGAAAATATACTTACAGATCTTGGTATTAATCCTTATGGTTCAAAATATCCTCAACCTGTAGGACAGAACGGTAAAATAGTACCGGGAGCAGTACCTTTATGGAATGACAACTGGCAAAAAGCAGTTGAACAGACTGCGCTAAGGACACAGGGCGACCTGAGTTTTAGCGGCGGCAGCGAAAAAAGCCAGTATTATATTTCAGGTGGTTACCTGAACGATCGCGGAATTGCTTTAGGATCCGGCTTTAAACGCTATAATGCGAGAGTTAACCTGACAACACAGGCAAAAAAATGGCTAAAGGCCGGGCTGAATATTTCTGCATCAAACTCAAAACAGGATTACCCTGTATCTGAGGATAGCAATACGGCCAATGTAATTAATTTTTCCAGGGTTATACCAAGCTTCTATCCTGTTTATGAACGCAATGGCGATGGTTCATATAAATTTGACGGCGGAGGAAATAAGGTATTTGACTTTGGTCCTTACCGCCCCAATGCAGCAATTCCGAGAAGTAATCTGGCTGCTACTGTTGGATTGGACAAAAATGAAATATTTAAGGATAACGTATCTGCAAGGACTTTCCTTGAAGCTACGATCGTGCCTGAATTAAAGTTCAAAACTACTTACAGCGGTGATTATACCAATACGAATGAAAATGATTATACCAATCCCTTATTGGGTGAAAGTGCAGAAATCAAGGGTTCGATTGACAGGCAGATCAGGCGTACTTATTCTTACACCTGGAATAATATCCTGACTTATGAAAAGACCTTTAATCAGGATCATCACTTTAGTGTTCTGGGCGGTCAGGAAATCTATAAATATAACTCCCGGATTATGTCCGGAAGCAGGCAGGGTTTTGTCCTTCCCGGATTATATGAGCCTGATGCAGCTTCACAGCTGAATAGTTTTGGCGGATATGCTTTAGACTATACCTTACTGAGTTTTTTTGGCAGGGCCGAATATGATTACAAAAGTAAATACCTGGTATCTGCTTCAGTAAGATCTGACGGATCTTCAAGATTCTCCCCTCAAAGCCGGTGGGGTACATTCTGGTCGCTTGGCGGTTCATGGAGAGCATCAAAGGAAGACTTTCTTAAGGACACACCGTGGCTGAGTAATTTAACTTTCAGAACCAGTTATGGTGCGCAGGGAAATGACAATATTGGTGTTTATTATGCTTACGAAGCACTTTATAATGTGAATAACAACTTAGGCGAGAATGGGTTGGTTACCAGTCGCCTTGCAACACCAAATTTAAAATGGGAAACCAATCTTAATTTTAATGCAGGTGTGGATTTTGGGATTTTTAAAGACCGGATCAGCGGTACTTTTGAATTTTTTAACAGAAGATCAAAAGATCTGCTTTTCAGAAGACCAAAAGCAACTTCAACGGGATTTACCTATATAGATGCGAATATTGGTGCGTTAAAAAATACAGGGGTCGAATTACAGATCAATGCGATTCCGGTAATCACGCCTGATTTCAGGTGGTCAGTCAGCTTAAATGCGACTCACTATAAAAACAAAATCACTGATTTGCCACAGGATAACCTTATTTCAGGAAATAAATTACTGCGTGTTGGCGGCTCTATTTATGACTTTTATTTAAGGGAGTGGGCTGGTGTAGACCCGGCTAATGGTAACCCGCTCTGGTATACAACCAATAGTAGTGGACAGAAAGTAACAACGAATGATTATAGCAAAGCTACACAATACGTACAGGATAGCTCCCTGCCCACCCTTACTGGCGGGATTACAAACACCTTCAGCTACAAACAGTTTGAACTTTCGGCTCTGCTTTCTTATAGTATCGGAGGCAAAATACTGGACAATGACTACATTTCATTAATGCAGAACGGGAGTAATCCGGGAGCATCATGGTCGGCAGAAATGCTGAATCACTGGACGCCTGAAAATCCCAATACAGATGTTCCCCGTTTAACTACAGACAACCTTGGATGGACACAGGCTTCTACCCGTTTCCTGTATAGTGCTACCTATGCCCGTTTAAAAAATGTAAGCCTCGGCTATCGTTTACCTAAATCTGTATCAGAAAAAGCAGGGATTAGCAATTTGAAATTTTTCCTGACAGGTGAAAACCTGCTCACCTTTTATGGTCATAAAGGAATGGATCCTGAACAAACTGTTCAGGGAGCTACTTATTACAGATATCCAGCCATCCGTACGTTCTCGGCAGGTATAAATTTAACTTTTTAA
- a CDS encoding response regulator transcription factor produces the protein MKQTDMIKIIIVDDHPIVTEGVKALLKNHPDLTVLQTFDHGLPSLPYLEVNEVDVVLLDISLPDTNGMELCLKIKSINSKICVIVLSNHAERSLILSMLQNGASGYILKTSPVDEIKQCITDALNGGLAFTKAVQQIILKPTVGELKKQPKITKREKQILQLIADGKTTSNIAETLFLSPATVETHRHNMMQKFGVKNAIELLKAVQERMLI, from the coding sequence TTGAAGCAGACTGATATGATTAAAATTATTATTGTTGATGACCACCCGATTGTAACTGAAGGCGTTAAAGCTTTGCTAAAAAATCATCCCGATCTTACCGTTCTCCAAACTTTTGACCACGGTTTACCTAGTCTGCCTTATTTAGAGGTTAACGAGGTGGATGTCGTATTGCTGGATATTTCGCTGCCCGATACCAATGGGATGGAGCTTTGTTTAAAAATAAAATCAATTAATTCCAAAATATGTGTAATCGTTTTAAGCAACCATGCTGAACGTTCGCTAATACTAAGTATGTTGCAAAATGGTGCATCTGGGTATATACTTAAAACCTCACCTGTTGACGAAATTAAACAGTGCATTACCGACGCATTAAACGGCGGGTTGGCTTTTACTAAAGCGGTACAACAAATTATTTTAAAACCAACTGTAGGCGAGTTAAAGAAACAGCCTAAAATTACCAAACGCGAAAAACAAATTTTACAATTGATAGCTGATGGTAAAACAACATCCAACATTGCAGAAACTCTATTTTTAAGTCCAGCAACTGTAGAAACACATCGCCATAATATGATGCAAAAATTTGGTGTAAAAAATGCCATAGAACTATTAAAAGCTGTCCAGGAGCGAATGTTGATATGA